The following are from one region of the Armatimonadota bacterium genome:
- a CDS encoding AGE family epimerase/isomerase, translating to MSITDLKPWFHKHLLSEILPRWLESAPDPSGFLHPGLDRRWQRTGRPEATLVSQCRLIYNFAVGWRRSGDNAYREAVRLGSSFLVAHFRDREVSGWHFAVDAQGNPTDRRRDAYGYAFCIFGLSHASAVLADESLRRLAMDTLDELFTRFADDRGGLIPHLDPDFSNPPPGRSQNPLMHLFESHLALVEHHGPDPQVMASANRLADFVHRIAGNSALGILPEVYDNRWQPLPREKGGRMDLGHAMEWAFLLSRGVELGLSAEWLPVASALLQRGLEVGQDPAGGLHSNQAPDGGLLPGPKGWWQQAETIRTLTHFMQTHDRADLEPLIRLNLDFVKRSFIDPVFGGWYNHEPGPDATDADRRKGDVWKVDYHVVGMCDEALRVL from the coding sequence GTGTCCATCACCGACCTGAAGCCGTGGTTCCACAAGCACCTTCTCAGCGAGATACTCCCGCGCTGGCTGGAATCCGCTCCAGACCCGTCCGGGTTCCTTCACCCAGGGCTCGATCGCCGCTGGCAGCGCACCGGCCGCCCCGAGGCGACCCTGGTGAGCCAGTGCCGCCTGATCTACAACTTCGCCGTGGGCTGGCGGCGGTCGGGTGACAACGCTTACCGCGAGGCCGTCCGTCTCGGCTCCTCATTCCTGGTGGCGCATTTCCGCGACCGCGAAGTCAGCGGCTGGCATTTCGCGGTGGATGCCCAGGGCAATCCCACCGACCGGCGGCGCGATGCCTATGGGTATGCGTTCTGCATCTTCGGCCTGTCACACGCCTCGGCGGTGCTCGCTGACGAATCCCTGCGCCGGCTTGCAATGGATACTCTTGACGAGCTGTTCACCCGCTTCGCCGATGATCGTGGGGGGCTCATCCCACACCTCGACCCGGACTTCAGCAATCCGCCCCCGGGCCGCAGTCAGAACCCGCTCATGCACCTGTTCGAGTCCCACCTCGCACTCGTCGAGCACCACGGACCGGACCCTCAGGTCATGGCTTCGGCCAACCGGCTTGCAGATTTCGTCCACCGCATCGCGGGCAACTCTGCACTGGGCATATTGCCCGAAGTGTACGACAACCGGTGGCAGCCGCTGCCCCGCGAGAAAGGTGGCCGGATGGACCTTGGGCACGCCATGGAGTGGGCCTTCCTGCTCTCGCGCGGGGTCGAACTCGGACTCTCCGCCGAATGGCTTCCCGTCGCATCAGCCCTGCTCCAGCGAGGGCTCGAAGTCGGCCAGGACCCCGCAGGCGGGCTGCACTCCAACCAGGCCCCCGATGGCGGCCTTCTCCCCGGCCCCAAAGGCTGGTGGCAGCAGGCCGAGACTATCCGCACGCTGACCCATTTCATGCAGACCCACGACCGGGCAGACCTGGAGCCGCTGATTCGTCTGAATCTCGACTTCGTCAAGCGCTCCTTCATCGACCCCGTGTTCGGAGGCTGGTACAACCACGAACCCGGGCCCGATGCCACCGACGCAGACCGCCGCAAGGGCGATGTCTGGAAGGTGGACTACCACGTGGTCGGCATGTGCGACGAGGCGCTCCGGGTACTCTGA
- a CDS encoding sugar ABC transporter permease: protein MEAYVFLLPNMLGFLLLTAVPVLAAFALSFCRWRAIESWEGIHFEGLRNYVEILGFHRDPDTGATVANDGYFWYFMYNTAFLMLGVPIGMAMSFFTALLMNEKMRGIVAMRTIYFIPTVCSSAAVAVLWKWLYNAEDGLLNQLLSLAGVTHPPNWLGDPLWAKPALIILGLWVGVGGYNCVLYLAGLQNVPDQLYEAAEIDGAGWWAKLRYITWPMLAPTTFFILVTSIISGFQGHFTHIHILTRGGPADSTTTLLYYIYQHAFVWHNMGYACALSMILFALIMIFTVINWKQGGRSVEVQ, encoded by the coding sequence ATGGAAGCCTATGTCTTTCTTCTGCCCAATATGCTGGGCTTCCTGCTCCTCACTGCGGTCCCGGTGCTGGCGGCATTTGCTTTGTCTTTCTGCCGCTGGAGAGCCATCGAATCCTGGGAGGGCATCCACTTCGAGGGCCTGCGCAACTACGTGGAGATCCTCGGTTTCCACCGCGACCCGGACACCGGCGCAACAGTCGCCAATGACGGGTACTTCTGGTATTTCATGTACAACACCGCCTTCCTGATGCTTGGCGTGCCTATCGGAATGGCGATGTCCTTTTTCACCGCCCTCCTCATGAACGAGAAGATGCGCGGCATTGTGGCCATGCGCACCATCTACTTCATCCCCACCGTCTGCTCATCCGCCGCCGTGGCGGTCCTGTGGAAGTGGCTGTACAATGCGGAAGACGGTCTGCTCAATCAGCTTCTGAGTCTCGCGGGCGTAACTCACCCCCCTAACTGGCTGGGCGATCCTCTATGGGCTAAGCCTGCCCTGATTATCCTGGGGCTGTGGGTCGGGGTGGGCGGCTACAATTGCGTCCTTTACCTGGCGGGCCTGCAGAATGTGCCCGACCAGCTTTACGAGGCCGCCGAAATCGACGGCGCCGGCTGGTGGGCGAAGCTGCGGTACATCACCTGGCCGATGCTTGCCCCCACTACTTTCTTCATCCTGGTCACGTCCATCATCTCCGGCTTCCAGGGCCACTTCACCCATATCCATATTCTCACCCGTGGCGGCCCAGCAGACAGCACCACCACGCTGCTGTATTACATATACCAGCACGCCTTCGTCTGGCATAACATGGGCTACGCTTGTGCACTTTCCATGATCCTGTTTGCGCTCATCATGATCTTCACAGTCATCAACTGGAAGCAGGGCGGCCGATCGGTCGAGGTTCAGTGA
- a CDS encoding arylsulfatase, whose product MTRRQFIGTTAVGLAATQAGIGAGQEAARRPNILLLMTDQHRADCVGADGNPHIHTPNLDRIAREGVLFRCAYSSTPSCTPARSGLLTGMSPWGHGMLGYGRVGYEYPNEMPRMLREAGYYTTGIGKMHWFPQRNLHGFHQTILDESGRCETEGFVSDYRQWFREQAPDLNPDATGIGWNDYQAGVYKLPEELHPTRWTGDTAVSFLQSYDRAEPFFLKVSFARPHSPYDPPQRFMDQYADAPVLPAVIGDWAERNAMRGVEVPKDTPRGDLGVEQVLRSRRAYYGSVSFIDEQIGRILAVLETRGMLDDTLIVFTSDHGDMLGDHHLWRKTYAYEGSARIPMLLRWPDSMNAPRGRTLAHPVELRDLLPTFLEAAGSNVDPARFDGKSLFGPVTGNDEDWREAIDLEHSTCYWPENYWNALTDGKMKYIYYAATGKQELFDLESDPGELNDLAGDPAQAEILAAWRQRMVAHLAERGEPFVVNGDLGIRSKPILYGPNYPGSHE is encoded by the coding sequence ATGACAAGGCGGCAGTTCATCGGGACAACGGCGGTTGGACTCGCGGCGACCCAGGCGGGCATCGGCGCAGGGCAGGAAGCGGCGCGCAGGCCCAACATCCTCCTGCTGATGACCGATCAGCACAGAGCAGATTGCGTGGGTGCCGACGGGAACCCTCACATACACACCCCGAATCTGGACCGCATTGCTCGTGAGGGTGTTCTCTTCCGCTGCGCTTATTCCTCCACTCCAAGTTGCACTCCGGCGCGCTCCGGCCTTCTCACAGGCATGTCTCCCTGGGGCCACGGGATGCTGGGGTATGGCCGGGTCGGGTATGAGTATCCCAACGAGATGCCGCGAATGCTGCGCGAGGCCGGCTACTACACCACCGGCATCGGCAAGATGCACTGGTTCCCACAGCGCAACCTCCACGGGTTTCATCAGACGATTCTGGACGAGTCGGGGCGCTGCGAAACCGAAGGATTCGTGAGTGACTACCGGCAATGGTTCCGCGAGCAGGCGCCGGACCTGAACCCCGATGCCACCGGGATCGGGTGGAACGACTACCAGGCGGGGGTCTACAAGCTGCCTGAGGAACTACACCCCACGCGTTGGACCGGGGACACCGCCGTCAGCTTCCTCCAGTCGTATGACCGCGCGGAACCCTTCTTTCTGAAGGTGTCCTTCGCCCGTCCGCACAGTCCCTATGACCCGCCACAGCGCTTCATGGACCAGTACGCCGACGCCCCGGTGCTCCCGGCGGTGATCGGTGATTGGGCGGAACGCAATGCCATGCGCGGCGTGGAGGTTCCCAAAGACACCCCGCGCGGCGACCTTGGTGTGGAGCAGGTGCTGCGATCGCGGAGAGCTTACTACGGAAGTGTGAGCTTCATCGACGAGCAGATCGGGAGGATCCTGGCGGTCCTGGAGACCAGAGGGATGCTGGACGACACGCTGATCGTGTTCACCTCCGACCATGGCGACATGCTGGGCGACCATCACCTGTGGCGGAAAACCTACGCCTATGAAGGGTCGGCGCGCATTCCCATGCTACTGCGTTGGCCGGACAGCATGAATGCCCCTCGTGGTCGGACGCTGGCACACCCTGTGGAATTGCGCGATCTGCTACCCACGTTCCTCGAGGCGGCCGGCAGCAACGTGGATCCGGCGCGCTTCGACGGTAAGAGCCTGTTTGGACCGGTCACGGGGAACGATGAAGACTGGCGCGAGGCTATTGATCTGGAGCACAGCACCTGTTACTGGCCGGAGAACTACTGGAACGCGCTCACGGACGGAAAGATGAAGTACATCTACTATGCGGCCACGGGCAAGCAGGAACTGTTCGATCTGGAAAGCGACCCGGGCGAGTTGAACGACCTCGCCGGTGACCCGGCGCAGGCGGAGATTCTCGCAGCCTGGCGACAGAGGATGGTTGCGCACCTCGCCGAACGCGGCGAACCCTTTGTGGTCAACGGCGACCTGGGTATCCGGTCGAAGCCGATCCTGTACGGGCCCAACTATCCCGGGTCGCACGAGTAG
- a CDS encoding FAD-binding protein encodes MSEQRVVIIGAGPAGIAAALHLADTPHCRVTLVERGLDLPDRVAAREGKLQPPDSISVNLEGFGGAGAFSDGKLTLTAEVGGHLAEIVGRDRAEALIAAADRTWLDYGAPARVYGSAEDVVEAQRRRAIMAGMRLVTVPLRHMGTDRSAAVLAAMRERIGATCELIPNAAVERIICRDGRAAGVELSDGRQLEADYIIAAPGRSGQPWFQAETRRLGLETEASPVDLGVRVEAPAAVLDCLTEHLYEFKLLYWSPTFDNLVRTFCVCPRGEVVTERLGDVITVNGHSYADRKTENTNFAILVSSRFTRPFDDPIAYGQYIARLANLLGKGVLVQRLSDLRAGRRSTPGRLEKCPISPTLTTAEPGDLSYVLPYRHLKATLEMIDAIDQIAPGLDGPSTLLYGVEVKLYSARVKVSNSLETQIPNLFTCGDGAGVTRGLMQASASGLAVAEEIASRVSAQG; translated from the coding sequence ATGTCAGAGCAACGCGTTGTGATCATCGGAGCGGGACCGGCGGGGATCGCTGCCGCCCTTCACCTTGCCGACACGCCGCACTGCCGAGTCACGCTGGTCGAACGCGGGCTCGACTTACCGGACCGCGTGGCGGCTCGCGAGGGGAAGCTGCAGCCACCGGACAGTATCTCCGTAAACCTGGAGGGGTTTGGGGGCGCGGGAGCGTTTTCTGACGGCAAGCTCACCCTGACCGCTGAAGTGGGTGGGCATCTGGCGGAGATCGTGGGGCGAGACCGCGCCGAAGCCCTGATCGCCGCCGCGGACCGCACCTGGCTGGACTACGGAGCTCCGGCGCGCGTCTACGGGAGCGCAGAAGACGTGGTCGAGGCCCAGCGGCGTCGCGCAATCATGGCGGGCATGCGGCTGGTCACCGTCCCACTCAGGCACATGGGCACCGATCGCTCAGCCGCCGTGCTGGCTGCCATGCGAGAGCGCATCGGCGCGACCTGCGAGCTCATCCCCAATGCAGCGGTTGAGCGGATCATCTGCCGCGACGGGCGCGCCGCCGGAGTTGAGCTCTCGGATGGACGGCAACTCGAGGCCGACTACATCATCGCCGCTCCGGGGCGCAGCGGACAGCCCTGGTTCCAGGCCGAGACGCGACGCCTGGGCCTGGAGACCGAGGCTAGCCCGGTGGACCTGGGCGTTCGCGTTGAAGCCCCTGCGGCGGTGCTGGATTGCCTCACCGAGCACCTGTACGAGTTCAAACTGCTTTACTGGTCGCCCACTTTCGACAACCTGGTTCGCACGTTCTGCGTCTGCCCGCGAGGCGAGGTAGTCACCGAACGCCTGGGCGACGTCATCACCGTCAACGGTCACAGCTACGCGGATCGGAAAACCGAGAACACCAACTTCGCGATACTCGTCTCCAGCCGCTTCACCCGGCCATTCGACGACCCCATCGCGTACGGTCAGTACATCGCGCGCCTGGCCAATCTCCTGGGCAAGGGCGTTCTGGTGCAGCGCCTGTCTGATCTCAGGGCCGGCCGGCGATCCACGCCCGGACGCCTCGAGAAATGCCCCATCTCCCCCACTCTCACCACCGCTGAGCCGGGCGATCTGAGCTACGTCCTGCCGTACCGGCACCTGAAGGCCACCCTCGAGATGATAGACGCCATCGACCAGATCGCACCGGGGCTGGACGGCCCATCGACGCTGCTCTATGGGGTGGAAGTGAAGCTGTATTCGGCCCGCGTAAAGGTCTCGAACAGCCTGGAGACCCAGATACCCAATCTCTTCACATGCGGGGACGGCGCGGGTGTCACCCGCGGGCTTATGCAGGCTTCCGCTTCAGGGCTTGCGGTGGCCGAGGAGATCGCTTCACGAGTATCCGCTCAGGGCTGA
- a CDS encoding sulfatase-like hydrolase/transferase, whose protein sequence is MPTNKPNVLVFFTDDQRFDAARCLGDPQVITPNIDRLAARGTVFTHAHIPSGTSAAVCMPSRAMLHSGRTLFHLEGAGERIPTEHTTLGQALRENGYRTFGTGKWHNGTEAFNRSFSEGDEIFFGGMADHWNVPAYHYDPSGRYDATCLMVPEPAKSNKTVARRCDHIHAGRHSTDILRDSALSFLRRQDGTQPFFAYVSLLAPHDPRTMPRQILEMYDPEALELPPSFMPEHPFDNGELKIRDELLAPFPRTPEDTRRHLAEYYAMISHLDAALGSVLDELDAQGLADNTIIVFAGDNGLALGRHGLFGKQSCYDHSIRVPLIFAGPGIPAGVRTDALVYLLDIFPTLCDLTGTPIPASVEGRSMAAVFRDPGVPVRDSLYFAYCDRHRAVRKGRHKLIEYVVNQRHSMTQLFDLAEDPWELTNLANSPTYRDTVADLRREMLRLRDEWHDRATDWGRTFWSHCNFA, encoded by the coding sequence ATGCCAACGAATAAGCCAAACGTTCTTGTCTTCTTCACCGACGACCAGCGATTTGACGCCGCACGTTGCCTCGGTGACCCTCAGGTGATCACGCCCAACATCGACCGCCTCGCGGCCCGGGGAACGGTGTTCACCCACGCCCACATCCCCTCCGGAACCAGCGCGGCGGTTTGCATGCCCAGCCGCGCCATGCTCCACTCCGGGCGTACGCTGTTCCATCTTGAGGGCGCGGGGGAGCGCATCCCCACCGAGCACACCACCCTCGGCCAGGCCCTGCGAGAGAACGGTTACCGGACCTTCGGAACAGGCAAGTGGCACAATGGCACCGAGGCCTTCAACCGCAGTTTCTCCGAAGGCGACGAGATCTTCTTCGGCGGCATGGCCGACCACTGGAATGTTCCCGCGTACCACTACGACCCGTCGGGCAGGTATGATGCCACGTGTCTGATGGTGCCCGAGCCTGCGAAGTCCAACAAGACCGTGGCGCGGCGCTGCGATCATATACACGCCGGTCGCCATTCCACCGACATCCTGCGTGATTCCGCCTTGAGCTTCCTGCGCAGGCAGGACGGCACTCAGCCGTTCTTCGCATACGTGTCGCTGCTCGCACCGCACGACCCACGCACCATGCCCCGGCAGATCCTGGAGATGTACGACCCGGAGGCGCTGGAACTTCCGCCCAGCTTCATGCCCGAGCACCCCTTCGACAATGGCGAGCTGAAGATCCGGGATGAGCTTCTCGCGCCCTTCCCGCGCACCCCGGAAGACACTCGCCGGCACCTGGCCGAGTACTACGCCATGATCTCCCACCTTGACGCCGCCCTGGGGAGCGTGCTGGACGAACTGGACGCGCAGGGTCTTGCGGACAACACCATCATCGTGTTCGCGGGCGACAATGGCCTGGCGCTGGGCCGACACGGGCTCTTCGGCAAGCAGAGCTGCTACGATCACAGCATCCGTGTGCCACTGATTTTCGCCGGCCCGGGGATCCCCGCCGGCGTGCGCACCGATGCCCTGGTCTACCTGCTGGATATCTTCCCGACCCTCTGCGACCTCACCGGCACTCCCATTCCCGCTTCAGTGGAGGGCCGCAGCATGGCTGCCGTATTCCGTGATCCCGGCGTTCCCGTGCGCGACTCCCTGTATTTCGCCTACTGCGACAGGCACCGCGCGGTACGTAAAGGCCGCCATAAGCTCATCGAGTACGTGGTCAACCAGCGCCACAGCATGACCCAACTCTTTGACCTGGCGGAAGATCCATGGGAACTGACCAACCTCGCAAACAGCCCCACTTACAGGGACACAGTGGCGGACCTGCGTCGCGAGATGCTGCGCCTGCGGGATGAATGGCACGACCGCGCCACTGATTGGGGCAGAACATTCTGGAGCCACTGCAACTTCGCCTGA
- a CDS encoding AGE family epimerase/isomerase translates to MIRPLLLLVCTLAGGTVLAEDSPPLLTHSRDWVNSRIASMLAVDDAYIWHDVLGGRAIHQNSSTNPPTTPLEGNFHTQQQSKFALVKMSIYDLGGRTEKRHLDDARDLLTWVVLNGWDPGQRQFYLKYNERSQQWDRGFHPEFNMINVAGLLRYNTYRSEPTFVEAAENVLAHIVETDSFRADAPKALYTTGYLALMMLEAYEATHEQRFLDWARQLVDLGHEAMWDEEFGGWFHAGYPGVEVPKHTTKFTHTNSNMAQACLRLYLHGQGERFRERGLAAMDFLGKHLRSPDGGWYRHTNRDGSDPTVPPIVGDGGTTEPGTPCVYDRMAQMIVACCLAYRATADRKYLTWIDETLDKMERTHLLTYPAGVNYGYMGKDWAQNTWCHLWGLKAMIAVAQLWQDEG, encoded by the coding sequence ATGATCCGTCCGCTTCTACTGCTGGTCTGCACCCTCGCAGGGGGCACTGTCCTGGCCGAGGACTCGCCCCCACTACTGACACACTCGCGCGACTGGGTGAACTCCCGTATCGCGTCCATGCTTGCGGTGGATGATGCTTACATCTGGCATGATGTGCTGGGTGGCAGGGCGATCCACCAGAACAGCTCCACGAACCCGCCAACCACGCCCCTGGAGGGCAACTTCCATACCCAGCAGCAATCCAAGTTCGCACTGGTCAAAATGAGCATTTACGACCTGGGAGGGCGGACGGAAAAACGGCATCTTGACGATGCCCGGGACCTGCTTACGTGGGTAGTTCTCAACGGTTGGGATCCGGGGCAGAGGCAGTTCTACCTGAAGTACAATGAACGCTCTCAGCAATGGGACCGGGGCTTTCACCCCGAGTTCAACATGATCAACGTGGCCGGCCTGCTGCGCTACAACACCTACCGCTCCGAACCCACCTTCGTCGAGGCCGCTGAGAACGTGCTCGCGCATATTGTGGAGACTGACTCCTTCAGGGCAGACGCGCCTAAGGCGCTCTACACCACGGGATACCTGGCGCTGATGATGCTCGAGGCATACGAGGCCACCCATGAGCAGCGGTTCCTTGACTGGGCGCGGCAGCTTGTGGACCTGGGGCATGAGGCAATGTGGGATGAGGAGTTCGGGGGCTGGTTCCACGCCGGGTACCCCGGAGTGGAGGTGCCGAAACACACCACCAAGTTCACGCACACCAACTCCAACATGGCCCAGGCCTGCCTGCGGCTTTATCTGCACGGGCAGGGCGAGAGGTTCCGCGAGCGCGGTCTCGCAGCCATGGACTTCCTGGGCAAGCACTTGAGATCGCCGGACGGCGGCTGGTATCGGCACACGAACCGGGACGGGTCAGACCCGACGGTTCCGCCCATTGTGGGCGATGGCGGCACGACGGAGCCCGGCACGCCCTGCGTGTACGACCGCATGGCGCAGATGATCGTGGCATGCTGCCTGGCCTACCGGGCCACTGCAGACAGGAAGTACCTGACCTGGATCGATGAGACGCTGGACAAGATGGAGAGGACGCACCTGCTGACATACCCGGCGGGTGTCAACTACGGGTACATGGGCAAGGACTGGGCGCAGAACACCTGGTGCCACCTGTGGGGGCTCAAGGCGATGATTGCCGTTGCGCAACTGTGGCAGGACGAGGGCTGA
- a CDS encoding flavin reductase family protein, which translates to MTSERVSYDTYRPVYPTPAGLITSVDADGQPNIITLGEVFNISIREPVICGVAIRPATYSHGLISAQGEYVINLPTGDMLDKVWACGQMSGRDTDKFAQTGLTPLPATHVKPPLIAECPVNIECKVVGIQTIGDHDLFLGEVQMVHVSPEILGPGGKIDPAKMSTVIMAGMAFFDLGKRLDV; encoded by the coding sequence ATGACCAGTGAGCGCGTATCGTACGATACCTACCGCCCCGTGTATCCCACTCCTGCGGGGCTGATTACCTCCGTTGATGCAGACGGCCAGCCGAACATCATCACCCTCGGCGAAGTGTTCAATATCAGTATTCGCGAGCCCGTGATCTGCGGGGTGGCCATTCGGCCCGCCACGTACTCCCACGGGCTGATTTCGGCGCAGGGCGAGTACGTGATCAACCTGCCCACCGGGGATATGCTGGACAAGGTCTGGGCGTGCGGTCAGATGTCTGGACGGGACACGGACAAGTTCGCGCAGACGGGCCTTACCCCGCTGCCCGCCACGCATGTGAAGCCGCCGTTGATCGCTGAATGCCCCGTGAACATCGAGTGCAAAGTAGTGGGCATCCAGACCATCGGCGACCACGACCTGTTCCTGGGAGAAGTGCAGATGGTGCACGTTTCGCCCGAGATACTTGGCCCGGGAGGGAAAATCGACCCCGCGAAAATGAGCACGGTGATCATGGCCGGGATGGCGTTCTTCGACCTCGGGAAACGGCTGGATGTCTGA
- a CDS encoding NAD(P)-dependent oxidoreductase produces MIAVTGGAGFLGFHVANYFAEKGETCHMLDIAPFRVEDYPPGTTFAQADVRDFTQVRDALAEVKPSCIVHAAAALPLWKREDIFSTNVEGTRTVMSVAGDLGVERVILISSTAVYGVPKVHPLLEIHPMVGVGPYGESKVQAEQVSEAARESGLCVPIIRPKTFIGTGRLGVFQILYDWVESGCRIPVIGSGNNRYQLLEVEDLCQAIYLCATGPADRVNDTFNVGAEVFSTVREDVGALCDYAGSGARVMGTPAGLVKAALALFEALHLSPLYKWVYGTADTDSFVSTDKIKTALGWSARYSNAEALIRSYQWYLEHKSESDSATGVTHRVAWDQGILKLFKRILK; encoded by the coding sequence ATGATCGCGGTCACCGGAGGAGCCGGGTTCCTGGGGTTCCACGTCGCGAACTACTTCGCGGAGAAGGGTGAAACCTGCCACATGCTGGACATCGCACCCTTCCGCGTGGAGGACTATCCGCCGGGCACCACTTTCGCGCAGGCCGACGTGCGCGATTTCACGCAGGTTCGGGATGCCCTGGCCGAGGTGAAGCCATCCTGCATCGTCCACGCAGCAGCCGCACTTCCGCTGTGGAAGCGTGAGGACATCTTTTCCACCAATGTCGAGGGCACGCGCACCGTTATGTCCGTCGCGGGTGACCTGGGTGTGGAGCGCGTGATCCTCATCTCATCCACTGCCGTCTACGGCGTGCCCAAGGTTCACCCGCTCCTCGAAATCCACCCGATGGTAGGCGTGGGCCCCTATGGTGAAAGCAAGGTCCAGGCGGAGCAAGTCTCCGAGGCCGCCCGAGAAAGTGGCCTGTGTGTGCCCATTATCCGCCCCAAGACCTTCATCGGCACCGGGCGCCTGGGTGTCTTCCAGATCCTTTACGACTGGGTGGAAAGCGGGTGCCGCATCCCTGTCATCGGCTCCGGGAATAACCGCTACCAGCTTCTTGAGGTGGAAGACCTCTGCCAGGCCATCTACCTGTGCGCAACAGGACCGGCCGATCGCGTGAACGACACCTTCAATGTGGGTGCCGAGGTCTTCTCCACCGTCCGCGAGGATGTGGGCGCCCTGTGCGACTACGCCGGCAGTGGCGCCAGGGTCATGGGCACCCCGGCGGGTCTTGTGAAAGCCGCCCTCGCACTGTTTGAAGCCCTCCACCTGTCGCCCTTGTACAAATGGGTCTACGGCACCGCGGACACCGACAGCTTCGTCTCCACCGACAAGATCAAGACCGCCCTCGGCTGGTCCGCCCGGTACAGCAATGCCGAGGCGCTGATCCGCTCATACCAGTGGTACCTGGAGCATAAGAGCGAATCCGATTCGGCCACCGGCGTCACTCATCGCGTGGCCTGGGATCAGGGCATTCTCAAGCTCTTCAAACGCATCCTGAAGTAG
- the hcp gene encoding type VI secretion system tube protein Hcp gives MSLGREGTIEVLSLTMGVSTPRDTASGLATGRRAYEPIVITKRIDKSSPLLARALTNNEVIEGTVHFYRPAPDGTTHHYYTLQFANARVASIRQFLPNVLDPATASLPPYEEVAFVFQTIKWESVDAGITHEDSMSGRSLGSTTPTESIVQPGPTAPRTINRGIARPQ, from the coding sequence ATGTCCCTGGGACGCGAGGGCACCATCGAGGTGCTCTCGCTCACCATGGGCGTAAGCACCCCCCGAGACACCGCGTCTGGCCTGGCTACGGGACGCCGAGCTTACGAGCCGATAGTCATCACCAAACGCATAGACAAGTCGTCACCACTGCTCGCCAGGGCTCTGACCAATAATGAGGTCATCGAAGGAACCGTACACTTTTACAGGCCGGCACCCGATGGTACCACTCACCACTATTACACCCTGCAGTTCGCTAACGCCCGGGTCGCGTCCATACGCCAGTTCCTGCCCAACGTGCTTGACCCGGCCACAGCCAGTTTGCCACCCTACGAGGAGGTCGCTTTCGTCTTTCAGACCATCAAATGGGAGTCTGTGGACGCCGGCATCACTCACGAGGACAGCATGTCGGGCCGTTCGCTGGGTTCCACCACGCCGACTGAATCCATAGTCCAGCCAGGGCCGACCGCGCCACGGACCATCAACCGCGGCATCGCCAGGCCGCAGTAG